A genomic stretch from Alteribacter keqinensis includes:
- a CDS encoding glycoside hydrolase family 2 protein, with translation MTSIPRSEYPRPQFVREDWKSLNGQWQFDFDDENKGLSEKWFTHDHLYSKEITVPFSYTSELSGIHDTDFHDIVWYSRTFDVPDKWAGKGIILHFGAVDYQASVWVNGQLVASHEGGHVPFKADITDVIQERNQLTVRVEDATKDLDQPRGKQYWKEKSEGIFYTRTTGIWQTVWMEAVAPTYLERVKMTPDIDKDEITLEYALNDAAPGYQLEVEIAFDGEAVALDTVNLLHKKGSRSVYLNDFHVHDEGRLWSPEHPNLYDITFRVKKDGAIFDEVKSYFGMRKVSIDNGTVMLNNRPYYMKLVLDQGYFEDGLLTPPSDEAIKKDVELTKEMGFNGARKHQKIEDPRYYYWADQLGILVWGEMANSYTYTDDAVRRLTAEWQKAVERDYNHPSIVAWVPINESWGVPKLLGDKKQQEHTLAMYYLTKSLDSTRLVMSNDGWEHTKSDLCTIHDYESDKGVLKERYREVDNILNSQPGHRFIYVPGYEYKGEPFQVTEFGGIAYKKSDWEGWGYSGATDDNDFEQRYYDVVSAMLESPLVQGFCYTQLTDVEQEINGLLTYDRKPKIDLNIIRAINEGKHEPKSPDEGDR, from the coding sequence GTGACAAGCATACCTCGTTCGGAATATCCCAGACCCCAATTTGTCAGAGAAGACTGGAAGAGTTTAAATGGGCAGTGGCAATTTGATTTCGATGATGAAAATAAAGGACTCTCGGAAAAATGGTTTACCCATGATCACCTTTATTCAAAAGAAATAACGGTGCCTTTCAGCTATACCAGTGAACTGAGCGGCATTCACGACACCGATTTTCACGATATTGTCTGGTACAGCCGAACGTTTGACGTGCCTGATAAGTGGGCGGGAAAAGGGATCATCCTCCACTTTGGTGCAGTAGACTATCAGGCTTCTGTCTGGGTAAACGGGCAGCTTGTTGCAAGCCATGAGGGTGGGCACGTGCCTTTTAAAGCGGACATTACGGATGTTATTCAGGAGCGTAATCAACTGACTGTCCGGGTGGAAGATGCAACAAAAGACCTTGACCAGCCCCGCGGAAAGCAGTATTGGAAAGAAAAATCGGAAGGTATTTTTTATACAAGAACCACAGGGATCTGGCAAACGGTATGGATGGAGGCTGTAGCACCAACCTACCTTGAAAGGGTGAAGATGACCCCGGATATTGATAAGGACGAAATCACTCTGGAGTATGCACTGAACGATGCAGCCCCCGGTTATCAGCTTGAAGTGGAAATTGCCTTTGACGGGGAGGCAGTAGCGCTTGACACAGTGAACCTTCTCCATAAAAAAGGTAGCAGGAGTGTTTATCTAAATGATTTCCATGTCCATGACGAGGGACGTTTATGGAGCCCGGAGCATCCGAATCTTTACGATATCACCTTCCGGGTAAAAAAAGACGGAGCAATCTTCGATGAAGTGAAGAGTTATTTCGGCATGAGGAAGGTCTCCATTGACAATGGTACCGTGATGCTCAATAACCGCCCTTATTATATGAAACTCGTATTGGATCAGGGGTATTTTGAAGACGGACTATTAACGCCGCCGTCGGATGAAGCTATTAAAAAAGATGTGGAACTCACAAAGGAAATGGGCTTTAACGGCGCTCGTAAACACCAGAAGATTGAAGACCCAAGGTATTATTACTGGGCGGATCAGCTGGGTATTCTTGTCTGGGGAGAAATGGCAAACAGCTACACGTATACAGATGACGCTGTACGACGCCTGACAGCAGAGTGGCAGAAAGCCGTAGAAAGAGATTACAACCATCCCTCCATTGTAGCGTGGGTACCGATTAACGAGAGTTGGGGAGTGCCAAAGCTTTTAGGGGATAAAAAACAACAGGAACATACACTGGCCATGTATTATTTGACCAAGTCCCTGGACTCAACCCGACTCGTGATGTCAAATGACGGCTGGGAGCATACGAAGTCAGATCTCTGTACCATTCATGACTATGAAAGCGATAAAGGCGTCCTCAAAGAACGTTATCGTGAGGTAGATAACATCCTAAATTCCCAACCGGGTCACCGCTTTATCTATGTACCGGGATATGAATACAAGGGAGAGCCTTTTCAGGTAACTGAGTTCGGGGGGATTGCCTATAAGAAAAGTGACTGGGAGGGCTGGGGCTATTCCGGAGCTACAGACGACAACGATTTTGAACAGCGTTATTATGATGTCGTATCAGCTATGCTCGAATCCCCACTCGTACAGGGGTTCTGCTATACGCAGCTCACCGATGTAGAACAAGAGATTAACGGCCTACTCACCTATGACCGGAAACCGAAAATTGATCTGAATATCATCCGGGCAATCAATGAGGGGAAGCATGAACCTAAATCGCCGGACGAAGGAGACCGGTAA
- a CDS encoding family 1 glycosylhydrolase: MKLPFLWAVGIENTFVTQVERGERPLDEYELTQHYRYWKEDLDRAKNLGVTMIRYGIPWHKVEPEENVFDWSWVDQVMNYFRESSVLIPVIDLMHYGTPHWLKNEFSNGGYPEYVARYARAFAERYGSFIKYYTPLNEPYVNAEFCGLNGVWPPYQTGLGGFYSLVIQLGKGIVHTVNAVRDVVPDAIFIHVDATKHYFTYDPLLQGEAELWNENSMVMWELLRGRIDKSHMLYPLMTRYGTAPSSLEWFQHNPIDFDMIGVNYYPQFSVHEVKRDEKGFVIYPHVLGGGRELKSIISTFHKRYNRPVMITETSFRGSENERISWLEECYAASCGMVREGIPLRGLTWFPFMDLVDWGYRTSGKPVEEELLPFGLYDLRMENGVLKRRKNRVAAAFERLINNTKKGAGSHLDFNGSCSLTSS; encoded by the coding sequence TTGAAGTTACCCTTTTTATGGGCAGTTGGCATTGAAAATACCTTTGTGACGCAGGTTGAAAGAGGAGAACGTCCGCTCGATGAATATGAACTGACCCAGCACTACCGATACTGGAAAGAAGATCTGGACAGGGCGAAAAACCTTGGCGTAACCATGATCAGGTACGGTATTCCCTGGCACAAGGTAGAGCCGGAGGAGAATGTGTTTGACTGGTCGTGGGTTGATCAGGTGATGAACTACTTCAGGGAAAGTTCGGTACTCATACCGGTTATTGATCTTATGCATTATGGTACTCCGCACTGGCTGAAGAATGAATTTTCCAATGGCGGGTATCCGGAGTATGTGGCACGTTATGCAAGGGCGTTTGCTGAGAGATACGGCAGTTTCATAAAATATTACACGCCTCTCAATGAACCTTACGTGAACGCTGAGTTTTGCGGACTGAACGGTGTCTGGCCGCCTTATCAGACGGGTCTCGGCGGTTTTTACAGTCTTGTGATACAGCTTGGCAAAGGAATTGTGCACACTGTAAACGCGGTAAGGGACGTCGTACCGGATGCAATCTTCATACATGTGGATGCTACTAAACATTACTTTACGTACGACCCGCTCCTCCAGGGTGAAGCCGAATTGTGGAATGAAAACAGCATGGTGATGTGGGAGCTTCTTCGGGGGAGGATCGATAAATCTCATATGCTGTATCCGTTAATGACCCGCTATGGAACAGCCCCTTCTTCACTGGAATGGTTTCAACACAATCCAATAGATTTTGATATGATCGGCGTCAATTATTACCCTCAGTTCAGTGTTCATGAAGTGAAAAGGGATGAAAAAGGGTTCGTTATTTATCCTCATGTCCTGGGTGGGGGGAGAGAACTGAAGTCTATCATCAGTACTTTTCACAAGCGCTATAACCGGCCTGTGATGATTACGGAAACAAGCTTCAGAGGCTCGGAAAATGAAAGAATATCATGGCTGGAAGAATGTTATGCCGCCTCATGTGGCATGGTCAGGGAAGGCATTCCACTGCGCGGATTAACCTGGTTTCCATTTATGGATCTCGTGGACTGGGGGTACCGCACATCAGGAAAACCCGTTGAGGAAGAGCTGCTTCCGTTCGGCTTATATGACCTAAGGATGGAAAACGGCGTACTTAAGCGGAGGAAAAACCGTGTAGCAGCAGCGTTTGAAAGGCTTATAAACAACACCAAAAAAGGTGCGGGAAGTCATTTGGATTTTAACGGCAGCTGCTCTTTAACTAGTTCTTGA
- a CDS encoding family 43 glycosylhydrolase, translating into MEKEGMQHSGEKKKVNGRRIGIAALALVVSSGILFYFLFEREKDSAAVGTEYQNPVFEPVIADPSIIKAEDGFYYVYGTEDNWGDGMGSRVVPIVRSRNLTDWEYVGEAFHEKPDWKEDGGIWAPDISFFNGKYYLYYSQSTWGDANPAVGVAVSDAPEGPFEDQGKLFDSEEIGVPNSIDPQLYVDEGTPYLFWGSWYGIWGIELTEDGLGYTGEKFQIAGTDFEAPYIIEREGSFYFFGSKGSCCEGQWSEYRVSVGKADNLKGPYLDKEGNDLNESSGSLILTGSDAFAGPGHNAVITDEAGEDWMIYHAIDKENPWIGSGVTRRPLMLDRIVWNDGWPEIENGSPGSGLQEGPVTNE; encoded by the coding sequence GTGGAGAAAGAAGGCATGCAACATTCCGGGGAAAAGAAAAAGGTGAATGGCAGGCGGATCGGAATCGCTGCTTTAGCTTTAGTCGTTTCATCGGGAATTTTGTTTTATTTTTTATTTGAAAGGGAGAAGGATTCAGCGGCAGTGGGTACAGAATATCAAAACCCTGTTTTTGAACCGGTTATCGCAGACCCTTCCATAATCAAAGCTGAGGATGGTTTCTATTATGTGTACGGTACCGAAGATAACTGGGGTGATGGGATGGGTTCGAGAGTGGTCCCGATCGTCCGCTCCAGAAACCTGACAGACTGGGAGTATGTGGGAGAAGCATTTCATGAAAAGCCGGACTGGAAAGAGGACGGGGGAATTTGGGCACCTGATATCTCCTTCTTTAACGGAAAGTACTACTTGTATTACTCCCAGTCTACTTGGGGGGATGCTAATCCTGCAGTCGGAGTCGCTGTATCGGATGCGCCTGAAGGTCCCTTTGAAGATCAGGGAAAACTCTTTGACAGTGAGGAAATCGGCGTTCCAAACTCCATTGATCCCCAATTATATGTGGATGAAGGAACCCCCTATTTATTTTGGGGGAGCTGGTATGGAATATGGGGAATTGAGCTGACCGAAGATGGATTGGGTTATACCGGGGAAAAGTTTCAGATCGCAGGAACTGATTTTGAAGCACCTTACATTATTGAGCGTGAAGGAAGCTTTTATTTCTTCGGTTCAAAAGGATCCTGCTGTGAAGGGCAGTGGAGCGAGTACCGTGTATCCGTGGGGAAAGCCGATAATCTTAAAGGTCCCTATCTTGATAAAGAAGGGAATGACCTCAATGAATCGAGCGGCAGTTTAATTCTTACGGGAAGTGACGCGTTTGCCGGACCGGGACACAATGCGGTCATTACCGATGAGGCTGGGGAAGACTGGATGATCTACCACGCCATCGATAAGGAAAACCCCTGGATCGGAAGTGGAGTGACGAGGCGCCCGTTGATGCTTGACAGAATTGTGTGGAATGACGGATGGCCTGAAATTGAGAACGGCAGTCCGGGCAGCGGGTTGCAGGAAGGGCCGGTAACGAACGAGTAA
- a CDS encoding ABC transporter substrate-binding protein, with protein sequence MKKYRKWLMTASAAALLTVVGCSEPEQQSSGEDGVDGETETDLPGDVEEAEITLDFWNGFTGPDGDDIAQIIAEFNELHEGEIAIRTQTMPWDNFYDQYRTVVTSGEAPDIAVMHLDSIAGYARYDLLTPLDELAADIGLEADDFITEVWEAGEYEGSRYGIPLDVHPLALYYNIDLLEEAGYSEPPATYDELVEMSLAVQEETDAYGIAMPVYWPSNMIFYSSLMSHRGQSVDAEDGITPLYNSPEGEEALQKMVDLVFEHEVSPSDVQADGEVTLFRQGNSAFHINGIWMISGFEEQDGLNFATAPVPQFGSEEAVWAGSHNFVLPKQEEEDPERLEASMKFIQYVSENSLQWAKAGQVPATYSVLESDEFQELEHQYNASQQQFVFPPSSPFYGDAWGPTGPAVDEAMLGQLTPAEALERAAREGEENARDASQ encoded by the coding sequence ATGAAAAAGTACAGGAAGTGGCTTATGACAGCTTCGGCTGCAGCACTGTTAACCGTAGTCGGCTGCAGTGAGCCGGAGCAGCAAAGTTCCGGAGAAGATGGCGTTGATGGGGAAACGGAGACAGACCTTCCCGGAGATGTGGAAGAAGCCGAAATTACATTGGATTTCTGGAACGGTTTTACCGGACCCGATGGAGATGACATTGCTCAAATCATCGCAGAGTTCAATGAATTACATGAAGGTGAAATTGCCATCCGGACACAAACCATGCCTTGGGATAACTTTTACGATCAATACAGAACGGTCGTTACAAGCGGTGAAGCACCGGACATTGCCGTTATGCACCTTGATTCAATTGCCGGTTATGCAAGGTATGATCTACTAACACCACTTGACGAACTTGCCGCAGACATAGGTCTTGAGGCAGACGACTTCATTACAGAAGTATGGGAAGCAGGAGAATATGAAGGAAGCCGTTACGGCATTCCTTTGGATGTGCACCCTCTCGCCCTTTACTACAATATAGACTTACTTGAAGAAGCCGGGTACAGTGAACCGCCAGCCACTTATGATGAGCTTGTTGAAATGTCACTTGCGGTACAGGAAGAAACGGACGCATACGGAATTGCAATGCCGGTTTACTGGCCGAGTAATATGATTTTCTACTCTTCCCTTATGTCTCACAGAGGGCAGTCTGTTGATGCTGAAGATGGAATTACACCTCTTTACAACAGCCCGGAAGGAGAAGAAGCCCTTCAGAAAATGGTAGACCTTGTTTTTGAACATGAGGTTTCTCCTTCTGATGTGCAGGCTGATGGAGAAGTAACCTTATTCCGTCAGGGGAACAGCGCGTTCCACATTAACGGGATCTGGATGATTTCTGGATTCGAAGAACAGGACGGGTTGAATTTCGCCACAGCACCTGTACCGCAATTCGGAAGTGAAGAAGCGGTATGGGCCGGGTCCCATAACTTTGTTCTCCCTAAGCAGGAGGAAGAAGATCCAGAAAGACTTGAAGCTTCGATGAAATTCATTCAATATGTTTCCGAGAACAGCCTGCAATGGGCAAAAGCCGGACAGGTCCCGGCCACTTATTCCGTTTTGGAAAGTGACGAATTCCAGGAGCTTGAGCACCAGTACAATGCCTCCCAGCAGCAATTTGTCTTTCCTCCATCGTCACCGTTTTATGGTGATGCCTGGGGTCCTACAGGCCCGGCTGTGGACGAAGCCATGCTTGGCCAGCTTACTCCGGCTGAAGCGTTGGAGCGGGCAGCCCGTGAAGGAGAAGAAAACGCCAGAGATGCATCTCAGTAA
- a CDS encoding carbohydrate ABC transporter permease, which produces MNRTSTSPRPNKKTDWKEKLTPLFFLAPHLIFFIIFLAYPTIYGFIISFHSWNFFTDMQFVGLQNYANILWNSESLYFDYFWSAFRATLIFVVMSVPFLVIIPLFLAMAIHTRPVGHNFFRALFYAPSLLSVVTVVLIWIWLLDTNAGLVNYYLGTIGLDNVPWLTRTPWVWISLVVMTIWWTIGTNMILFLAGLGEIPDQLYEAAKIDGANRFKQFIHVTLPGLKGPMAFVVVMTTLASFNVMAQPQLATGGGPGYETRVLILYIYEVGFTGGNPRAGLAAAMSVVLGMILLSISLIQFKLMTKEK; this is translated from the coding sequence ATGAATCGAACAAGCACCAGTCCCCGTCCGAACAAAAAAACAGATTGGAAAGAAAAGCTCACACCGCTCTTTTTCCTTGCACCACATCTGATTTTCTTCATTATCTTTTTGGCCTATCCTACCATATACGGGTTTATTATCAGTTTTCACAGCTGGAACTTTTTCACCGACATGCAGTTTGTCGGTCTGCAAAACTACGCAAACATTCTCTGGAACAGCGAAAGTCTCTATTTTGACTATTTTTGGTCTGCATTTCGGGCCACCCTGATTTTTGTCGTCATGAGTGTTCCTTTTCTTGTCATTATTCCTTTATTTCTGGCCATGGCGATTCACACACGTCCTGTGGGACACAATTTTTTCAGGGCCCTGTTTTATGCACCGAGCCTTTTATCCGTTGTAACCGTTGTTCTTATCTGGATCTGGCTTCTTGATACAAATGCAGGTCTTGTAAACTACTATCTCGGCACAATCGGTCTCGACAATGTTCCGTGGCTTACCCGGACACCGTGGGTCTGGATTTCACTCGTTGTAATGACGATCTGGTGGACAATCGGTACAAATATGATCCTCTTCCTTGCCGGACTCGGTGAAATTCCCGACCAGCTTTATGAAGCAGCAAAAATAGACGGAGCAAACCGGTTCAAACAGTTTATTCACGTGACACTGCCCGGCCTGAAGGGACCTATGGCCTTTGTCGTCGTCATGACAACCCTGGCTTCCTTTAACGTAATGGCCCAGCCGCAGCTTGCTACAGGAGGCGGACCCGGCTACGAAACCCGTGTTTTGATTTTATACATCTATGAAGTCGGCTTTACCGGAGGGAATCCCCGTGCAGGTCTGGCAGCAGCCATGTCCGTTGTTCTCGGGATGATTTTACTCAGTATCAGCCTCATCCAGTTTAAACTTATGACGAAGGAAAAATAA
- a CDS encoding carbohydrate ABC transporter permease: protein MALEDKKSKWISFTFLSMMALFWILPLIWVVSTSLKPESQAISWPIRWIPETLTFDNYRDVMLRQDVPILRWFWNSFLIATIHTALMLLFNSMSAYAFARLQFRGRDLLFWSLMGTMMIPPVMNLVPLYGLISTFGWVNNYAAMIFPGLASVFGIFLLRQFFISIPHELEEAARIDGAGHFYIYRKIILPLSKPSLVVLALFTFMANWNDYLWPLIVTTSADMRTLPVGLAIMQGQFNIQFAKLMAATIFSALPVIILFMFAQRFIVKGIALSGIKG, encoded by the coding sequence ATGGCTCTTGAAGATAAAAAATCGAAATGGATCAGTTTTACCTTTCTAAGTATGATGGCATTATTCTGGATCCTGCCTTTGATATGGGTTGTCTCAACATCTTTAAAACCCGAAAGTCAGGCCATATCCTGGCCGATTCGCTGGATCCCTGAAACGCTGACCTTCGACAACTACCGCGACGTGATGCTGCGTCAGGATGTACCTATTTTGCGCTGGTTTTGGAACAGCTTTCTTATTGCCACTATTCATACCGCCCTGATGCTTTTATTCAACTCCATGTCAGCCTACGCCTTTGCCCGATTACAGTTCCGGGGAAGAGACCTCCTCTTCTGGTCACTGATGGGAACGATGATGATCCCTCCAGTCATGAACCTTGTTCCGTTATACGGTTTGATCAGTACGTTTGGGTGGGTTAATAATTACGCAGCCATGATATTTCCGGGGCTTGCCAGTGTATTCGGCATCTTCCTGCTGCGTCAGTTTTTCATCTCCATTCCCCACGAGCTTGAGGAAGCTGCACGGATTGACGGCGCAGGTCATTTTTACATTTACCGCAAAATCATCCTGCCCCTGTCCAAACCATCTCTCGTAGTACTGGCTTTGTTTACATTCATGGCGAACTGGAACGACTACTTGTGGCCTCTCATCGTCACAACAAGTGCAGATATGAGAACACTGCCGGTAGGATTGGCCATAATGCAGGGACAATTCAATATCCAGTTTGCTAAACTGATGGCAGCAACCATTTTCTCCGCGCTTCCTGTTATCATCTTGTTCATGTTTGCCCAGCGCTTTATTGTTAAAGGAATCGCATTATCTGGAATTAAAGGATAG
- a CDS encoding DUF624 domain-containing protein translates to MKQAMTVFYRSIFDTYQHLWTLVWATMLWWICILPVVTSGPATAGLFYVVKKIRNGEPAVPGDFFKGAHKYKGIGLKISCCSIFITVPGGIYFFILLGTGSFIAYFTAMIILYMVLMWFLLLLYVMPLMVEQDIHSLSLLLKRSFRLLSENYLFTINMALYLLLLTFFSTVITIIMAVWAGWIAKNAYNALIFLLHKHEVADYEFSGDVSWKGAWRTWK, encoded by the coding sequence ATGAAACAGGCAATGACTGTATTTTACCGCTCCATTTTTGATACGTACCAGCATCTCTGGACCCTCGTCTGGGCAACGATGCTCTGGTGGATCTGTATCCTCCCGGTTGTAACATCCGGGCCTGCCACTGCAGGGTTGTTTTATGTTGTGAAAAAAATCCGGAACGGTGAGCCGGCTGTGCCGGGAGATTTCTTTAAAGGGGCACATAAATACAAGGGAATCGGGCTGAAGATCTCATGCTGCTCCATATTTATCACCGTACCGGGAGGCATCTATTTTTTCATCCTCCTTGGCACCGGTTCGTTTATTGCTTATTTTACAGCGATGATTATTTTATATATGGTTCTGATGTGGTTCCTGCTTCTTCTTTATGTGATGCCATTAATGGTAGAGCAGGACATTCACAGCCTGTCTCTTCTGCTGAAAAGATCCTTCCGTCTCTTAAGTGAAAACTATCTGTTTACCATTAACATGGCACTGTACCTATTACTCCTCACATTCTTCAGTACGGTCATAACCATTATAATGGCTGTGTGGGCTGGATGGATAGCGAAAAATGCCTATAACGCTCTCATCTTTTTGCTCCATAAACACGAGGTCGCCGACTATGAGTTCAGCGGTGACGTATCCTGGAAAGGCGCATGGCGTACGTGGAAATAA
- a CDS encoding ROK family transcriptional regulator — protein MKSTNKSSVLNLIRVRGPISRADIAKITKLTPPTVSTIVAELLTEDIIYEKQGTGKATGGRKPFMLSLSDSSYYVVGVYAAAEVVHTVLSNLKGDIVSEKKSPVPDPATKDQFLRLLDAEIKNQLEQNNITKQSVLGIGVAMHGLVDPDKGIALFSPHLNLENIPVKEYLEERIKVPVLIENDVRALSLAESWYGEGQEVSDFICLSVGLGVGSGIFINNDIYKGPYNTSGEIGHTIVDVNGPRCRCGNYGCLEAFASEYAVVNKIKKDLRLGKTTLIRDWLNDERELTFDLVMKAADQGDRLACDTLQESGRFLGIAIANLYNLLTPSKIILEGRIFKAGEMVLEPMKQMIKQCSIQHSINEDTIVLSRLGKKGMVVGAYTLVLRELFTPGIS, from the coding sequence ATGAAATCGACGAATAAATCCTCCGTACTCAACCTCATCCGGGTGAGAGGACCGATTTCCCGTGCCGACATTGCCAAAATTACAAAGTTAACCCCTCCCACGGTCAGTACGATTGTGGCAGAGCTTCTTACTGAAGATATTATTTACGAAAAACAAGGTACAGGCAAAGCCACCGGCGGCAGAAAACCATTCATGCTAAGCCTCTCTGATTCGTCCTATTATGTCGTAGGTGTATACGCGGCAGCTGAGGTCGTCCACACCGTCCTTTCCAACTTAAAGGGCGACATCGTATCAGAGAAAAAATCACCTGTACCAGACCCGGCAACAAAAGATCAGTTTCTCCGCCTCCTTGATGCCGAGATCAAAAATCAGCTGGAGCAAAACAACATTACAAAACAATCTGTATTAGGAATAGGGGTGGCCATGCATGGTCTGGTAGACCCCGATAAAGGCATTGCTCTCTTCTCCCCTCACTTAAACCTTGAAAACATTCCTGTTAAGGAGTACTTGGAGGAAAGAATAAAGGTGCCTGTTTTAATCGAAAACGATGTTCGCGCCCTTTCGTTGGCCGAAAGCTGGTACGGTGAAGGACAGGAAGTATCCGATTTTATCTGCCTGAGTGTCGGTCTTGGCGTAGGATCCGGGATTTTTATCAACAATGATATTTACAAAGGCCCTTACAATACATCAGGCGAAATCGGACACACCATTGTGGATGTCAACGGTCCAAGGTGTCGCTGCGGAAATTACGGATGTCTGGAAGCATTCGCCTCAGAGTACGCAGTTGTAAATAAAATAAAGAAAGACCTGCGGCTCGGCAAGACAACCCTCATTCGTGATTGGCTCAACGATGAACGTGAGTTAACGTTTGACCTTGTGATGAAAGCCGCTGATCAGGGAGACCGTCTTGCCTGTGACACCCTTCAGGAATCAGGGCGGTTCTTAGGCATTGCCATTGCGAACCTTTATAACCTGCTTACCCCTTCAAAAATCATTTTGGAAGGCCGTATTTTTAAAGCTGGTGAGATGGTGTTGGAACCGATGAAACAAATGATCAAACAATGTTCCATTCAGCACAGCATTAATGAAGATACGATCGTTTTATCCAGACTCGGGAAAAAAGGAATGGTCGTCGGCGCCTATACCCTCGTCCTGCGGGAGTTGTTTACGCCAGGAATCTCTTAA
- a CDS encoding YvrJ family protein, translated as METIPDWAIIAGNVGFPVLVAFYLLTRFEKRIENLTRAIENLQSRMKQ; from the coding sequence ATGGAGACGATTCCGGACTGGGCAATCATTGCAGGGAATGTAGGGTTTCCGGTTTTGGTCGCGTTTTATCTGTTAACGAGGTTTGAAAAACGCATTGAGAATTTAACAAGGGCCATTGAAAATCTTCAGTCGAGAATGAAGCAATAG
- a CDS encoding sigma-70 family RNA polymerase sigma factor, with protein MLKKKNTEKHLINRFRERHPAISDNPLFNSFLNDHTHRSLLTDVLKHPTDNNKAAALDRAFRDYFTGVRMINYLSQTLYWEAVSYDKKRRETSITFPLILDQPIKEEDSAVVETIEADERVEDEVIEGEHLALHERIENPKLQKGLQKLTHRQQEVLQLIYGEEKTMTEAAHELGVSQQAVSKIHRSAIKKLKRSLKGGVLDEGMADAD; from the coding sequence ATGCTAAAAAAGAAAAACACTGAAAAGCATCTCATTAATCGTTTTAGAGAGCGTCACCCTGCAATTTCAGATAATCCTTTATTTAATTCGTTTCTAAATGACCATACACACCGATCCTTACTGACTGATGTTCTAAAGCACCCTACCGATAACAATAAGGCCGCAGCACTTGACCGGGCGTTCAGAGATTATTTCACCGGAGTGAGAATGATCAATTACCTTTCACAGACACTGTATTGGGAAGCAGTCAGTTATGACAAAAAAAGAAGAGAGACTTCTATCACCTTCCCCCTGATCCTGGATCAACCCATAAAAGAAGAGGATTCAGCGGTGGTTGAAACTATCGAAGCGGACGAGCGGGTTGAAGACGAAGTGATCGAAGGGGAGCATCTGGCTTTGCATGAACGAATTGAAAACCCTAAGCTCCAAAAAGGTCTTCAAAAGCTTACCCACCGTCAGCAGGAAGTGCTTCAATTGATTTACGGGGAAGAAAAAACAATGACAGAAGCTGCACATGAACTTGGTGTCAGCCAGCAGGCGGTCTCAAAAATACACCGCTCAGCCATCAAAAAATTGAAACGTTCGTTGAAGGGAGGAGTATTAGATGAAGGAATGGCGGATGCTGATTGA
- a CDS encoding helix-turn-helix domain-containing protein — protein sequence MKEWRMLIERSQKGDEESTLKIIGKIEPKIRKSLYQTDVQERENLEQELRIKTMKVVQSFDTQKVPGFWEWLDEAK from the coding sequence ATGAAGGAATGGCGGATGCTGATTGAACGTTCACAGAAAGGCGACGAAGAAAGCACATTGAAAATCATTGGAAAAATAGAACCAAAAATCAGGAAATCTCTGTATCAGACTGATGTTCAGGAAAGGGAAAACCTTGAACAGGAACTGCGGATCAAAACAATGAAGGTTGTTCAGTCATTTGATACCCAGAAGGTTCCGGGGTTCTGGGAGTGGCTGGATGAAGCAAAATAA